A DNA window from Jaculus jaculus isolate mJacJac1 chromosome 1, mJacJac1.mat.Y.cur, whole genome shotgun sequence contains the following coding sequences:
- the Mrgprg gene encoding mas-related G-protein coupled receptor member G → MFGIFSLWSTFNNVVFYLTLAVSLAGLVGNGLVLWHLGLHITKGPFNVYLLHLAAADFLFLACQLGFSVAQMVQGSGSDNLGFAVTFLWFAAGLWLLAALSTDGCLTHMLAVCSLASCRPKHTSTVLCVLVWGLTAPAVLLPAHACGLLRSSARLLTCLRYHVASITWLATLAGAACGTNLVLFVWVTCCSLQRPFKLYRLVQSSGILLFFCRLPMVLYWSLRPLLNFLFPFFPPLAVLLACVDSSCKPLLYFLVGRRPGTREPLRVVLNRALGEKAQLNLGGLSLPMSHM, encoded by the coding sequence ATGTTTGGGATATTTAGTCTGTGGAGTACCTTCAACAATGTGGTCTTCTATCTCACCCTTGCCGTCAGCCTGGCGGGGCTGGTGGGCAACGGGCTGGTGCTCTGGCACCTCGGCCTGCACATCACCAAGGGCCCCTTCAACGTGTACCTGCTGCACCTGGCCGCCGCCGACTTCCTGTTTCTCGCCTGCCAGTTGGGCTTCTCCGTTGCCCAGATGGTGCAGGGCTCCGGCAGCGACAACCTGGGCTTCGCCGTCACCTTCCTGTGGTTCGCCGCGGGGCTGTGGCTGCTGGCCGCCCTCAGCACCGACGGCTGCCTCACCCACATGCTCGCCGTCTGCTCCCTGGCCAGCTGCCGGCCCAAGCACACCTCCACCGTGCTCTGCGTCCTCGTCTGGGGGCTGACCGCGCCGGCCGTGCTGCTGCCCGCCCACGCCTGCGGCCTGCTGCGCTCCAGCGCGCGCCTGCTCACCTGCCTCCGCTACCACGTGGCCAGCATCACCTGGCTGGCCACGCTGGCGGGCGCGGCTTGCGGGACCAACCTGGTTCTCTTCGTCTGGGTGACCTGCTGCTCCCTACAGCGGCCGTTCAAGCTGTACCGCCTGGTCCAGAGCTCGGGGATTCTGCTGTTCTTCTGCCGCCTGCCCATGGTCCTCTACTGGAGCCTGCGGCCGCTCCTGAACTTCCTGTTCCCCTTCTTCCCGCCGCTGGCCGTCCTCCTGGCCTGTGTGGACAGCAGCTGCAAGCCTCTCCTGTACTTCCTGGTGGGCCGGCGGCCTGGCACGCGGGAGCCGCTGCGGGTGGTCCTGAACAGGGCCCTGGGGGAGAAGGCCCAGCTGAACCTCGGGGGGCTGTCCCTGCCCATGAGCCACATGTAA